Proteins co-encoded in one Planctomycetota bacterium genomic window:
- a CDS encoding PEP-CTERM sorting domain-containing protein (PEP-CTERM proteins occur, often in large numbers, in the proteomes of bacteria that also encode an exosortase, a predicted intramembrane cysteine proteinase. The presence of a PEP-CTERM domain at a protein's C-terminus predicts cleavage within the sorting domain, followed by covalent anchoring to some some component of the (usually Gram-negative) cell surface. Many PEP-CTERM proteins exhibit an unusual sequence composition that includes large numbers of potential glycosylation sites. Expression of one such protein has been shown restore the ability of a bacterium to form floc, a type of biofilm.), whose translation MASTTTKRLFTAAGLAFLAAATAFGVTTAPTDWTRPVSDADALADLTSYQKWGEDEGFSTAFSAFVDPTTVANVPEALTNPFESASSFTDVNQINPGAFVTSGGNIYSPGTVNDFVVEVASPTLAGGSTSVFIQIRTLGSPLDLASFEINGTDATALPGFTYTELARVPLGGFGGEQVDHLVEFTAPGVTGDYTLGFTAAATSLSLDILVVDSLVAVPEPSMALGVASLGGLLLRRRR comes from the coding sequence ATGGCTTCAACGACGACCAAACGACTGTTCACGGCTGCCGGACTCGCATTCCTCGCCGCCGCCACGGCCTTCGGCGTGACGACCGCCCCGACCGACTGGACCCGCCCGGTTTCGGACGCCGACGCGCTGGCCGATCTGACGAGCTACCAGAAGTGGGGCGAGGATGAAGGATTCTCGACGGCGTTCTCCGCCTTCGTCGATCCGACCACCGTGGCCAACGTCCCCGAGGCGCTGACCAACCCGTTTGAATCGGCCTCCTCCTTCACGGATGTCAACCAGATCAACCCTGGCGCGTTCGTGACCAGCGGTGGCAACATCTACTCCCCGGGCACGGTCAACGACTTCGTCGTCGAAGTGGCCAGCCCGACGCTCGCCGGGGGAAGCACTTCGGTGTTCATACAGATCCGCACGCTGGGCAGTCCGCTGGATCTCGCCTCGTTCGAGATCAACGGGACGGACGCCACGGCACTGCCCGGCTTTACCTACACCGAACTGGCGCGAGTCCCGCTCGGCGGTTTCGGCGGTGAGCAGGTCGATCACCTGGTCGAGTTCACGGCCCCCGGTGTGACCGGCGATTACACCCTCGGGTTTACCGCCGCGGCAACGAGCCTGAGCCTGGACATCCTCGTGGTCGATTCGCTGGTCGCCGTGCCCGAGCCGTCGATGGCGCTGGGTGTGGCCAGCCTCGGCGGCCTGCTTCTTCGTCGCCGTCGTTAA
- a CDS encoding RES domain-containing protein, producing the protein MSDEPRQVWRICREVHLPTAFTGFGAREYGGRWNSVGTPMVYCAGSLALAFLEVLVHVRSEFDLTDLRRLSIELPVDLIEMPAVSDLPPNWAADVPDAAAQRFGDRWVAECRSLALRVPTALMDHEWNYLLNPGHPAWSQLAIGQPETHPVDPRLRTRGSSERRLFQDMRLRVRGTERRIFSRRAVSGRVSGRRTNPSDTGEMPNLSFSLDDISVGGMRAQSHEMVEPGEHVVVFFPPQGNQVGWDAYGRVVRCLLKGHGYELL; encoded by the coding sequence GTGAGTGACGAGCCCCGGCAGGTTTGGCGGATCTGCCGAGAAGTTCACCTGCCAACCGCTTTCACTGGGTTCGGTGCAAGGGAATATGGCGGACGCTGGAACAGTGTCGGAACACCGATGGTCTACTGCGCGGGCTCTTTAGCCTTGGCATTTCTGGAAGTTCTGGTCCATGTGCGCAGCGAGTTCGACCTGACAGACCTGCGTCGTCTCTCGATCGAGCTGCCGGTCGACCTTATTGAGATGCCGGCAGTCTCGGATCTTCCGCCGAACTGGGCCGCCGACGTCCCGGACGCGGCGGCCCAGCGTTTTGGGGATCGCTGGGTCGCAGAGTGCCGATCACTGGCGCTGCGTGTGCCGACTGCCTTGATGGATCACGAGTGGAACTACCTACTCAATCCCGGGCACCCGGCGTGGTCGCAACTCGCGATTGGTCAGCCCGAGACGCATCCGGTGGACCCGCGCTTACGCACTCGCGGCAGTTCCGAACGTCGCCTTTTCCAGGACATGAGGTTGCGCGTCCGAGGCACCGAGCGCCGTATCTTCTCGCGCCGAGCGGTCAGCGGTCGTGTCTCCGGCCGACGCACCAACCCTTCAGATACTGGTGAGATGCCTAATCTCAGCTTTAGCCTCGACGACATCTCCGTCGGTGGCATGCGTGCCCAAAGTCATGAGATGGTCGAGCCCGGCGAGCATGTCGTGGTCTTCTTCCCGCCCCAAGGTAATCAAGTCGGCTGGGACGCCTACGGACGCGTGGTACGCTGCTTGCTAAAGGGCCACGGGTACGAGTTGCTATAG
- a CDS encoding antitoxin Xre/MbcA/ParS toxin-binding domain-containing protein: MATAKTKSASGASHLGSSLGLRATTTARLIEKVEQGIGFDKVHRLRKKLDVSQDEMARLLSIPVRTLDRRQKAGRLNELESDRLLRLARVFEAATELFGGDEKLASAWLKEPARALGNVRPLDMARSDVGAREVEQLIGRIGHGVFT; the protein is encoded by the coding sequence ATGGCGACGGCCAAAACTAAGTCCGCTTCAGGCGCGTCCCACCTAGGCAGCTCGTTGGGGTTGCGCGCGACGACAACTGCTCGACTGATCGAGAAGGTCGAGCAGGGTATCGGGTTCGACAAGGTGCACCGCCTGCGTAAGAAGCTTGATGTCTCGCAGGACGAAATGGCCCGTTTGCTTTCTATCCCGGTGCGAACGTTGGATCGCCGGCAAAAAGCCGGACGCCTCAACGAGCTCGAGTCGGACCGCTTGTTACGTCTGGCGCGCGTGTTCGAGGCAGCGACCGAGCTGTTCGGAGGCGACGAAAAGCTCGCCTCTGCTTGGCTCAAAGAGCCGGCTCGAGCGTTGGGTAATGTGCGACCCCTGGACATGGCCCGGTCGGACGTGGGTGCTCGGGAGGTCGAGCAGCTAATCGGCCGCATTGGCCACGGGGTCTTCACGTGA
- a CDS encoding GGDEF domain-containing protein: MRLNRNKFRKTDFPPDKRGFSTNNPPEVLKCPARPTDARVMVEVRDDTSHKPGWARIAIATVAVVGVVLLASIALLRQDLGLAVTTFACLGITAVILFDRYWARPTRAVRRLLPTIRAGEAAVTELDAVAGPIGTSALVPLLQAALRDHKTLAAHVDQRIDRQVADKTEALSRKLGDLRAATDRDELTGLQSRPAFDRTFADAVEALDTAGRPIALVMLSIDRLKPLNDALGFEAGDELLGEIGKLLNGHLGPGDQAYRYGGDEFALLVADRKRSDVEALAAQLTTLAGFLAKPLRLSTPPSLSFGVADWHADFANSPNHLLQLARNQLRDAKQESKSRRVA, from the coding sequence ATGCGACTCAATCGCAATAAATTCAGGAAAACGGATTTTCCGCCCGATAAACGCGGCTTCAGCACCAACAACCCGCCCGAAGTACTGAAGTGCCCGGCCAGGCCGACCGATGCCCGGGTCATGGTCGAGGTTCGTGACGACACTTCCCATAAGCCGGGATGGGCTCGGATCGCGATCGCCACCGTGGCGGTCGTGGGCGTGGTGCTTCTTGCGTCGATCGCGCTCCTCCGACAGGACCTGGGTTTGGCCGTTACCACGTTCGCCTGCCTCGGCATCACCGCCGTCATCCTCTTCGACCGGTACTGGGCCCGACCGACGCGTGCGGTGCGCCGCCTCCTGCCGACCATCCGAGCGGGCGAGGCGGCGGTGACCGAACTCGACGCCGTGGCCGGGCCGATCGGCACGTCGGCACTCGTGCCCCTGCTCCAAGCCGCCCTCCGCGATCACAAAACCCTCGCCGCCCACGTCGACCAACGGATCGACCGCCAGGTCGCGGACAAGACCGAGGCGCTCTCCCGCAAACTGGGCGACCTGCGTGCCGCGACCGATCGCGACGAACTCACCGGTCTGCAAAGCCGACCGGCGTTCGATCGGACCTTCGCCGACGCGGTCGAGGCGCTCGACACTGCCGGCCGACCGATCGCGTTGGTGATGCTCAGCATCGACCGGCTCAAGCCGCTCAACGACGCACTCGGCTTCGAGGCCGGCGACGAGCTGCTCGGCGAAATCGGCAAACTGCTCAACGGCCACCTCGGCCCCGGCGATCAAGCCTACCGCTACGGCGGCGACGAGTTCGCCCTGCTCGTGGCCGACCGGAAACGCAGCGACGTCGAAGCCCTGGCCGCACAACTCACGACGCTCGCCGGCTTCCTCGCCAAGCCTCTGCGTTTGTCGACGCCACCGAGCCTGAGTTTTGGCGTCGCCGACTGGCACGCCGACTTCGCCAACTCACCCAACCATTTGCTCCAACTTGCCCGCAACCAGTTGCGCGACGCCAAACAGGAAAGCAAATCCCGCCGGGTTGCATGA
- the sthA gene encoding Si-specific NAD(P)(+) transhydrogenase, with protein MAQSNFDLIVIGSGPAGQKAALQASKLGKRVALIDKRAMIGGVCIHTGTIPSKAIREAVLHLSGIREREMYGADYAVKHEITMADLLHRAHHVVRCETQVIHDQMRRNNIELLFGEASFVDPHTIAIRQGDDETIVRGDNILVAVGTNPARPSGVPFTPGVVVDSNELLTLTKLPRELIVVGGGVIGTEYAAMLAAAGVRVTLIEGRGRLLEFVDAELAEVLQFRLRDMGIRLKLNEKVDKIEVLGKKGRRKSDGPNVPPHVKATLASGKVLRADCLLYCIGRQGATDVLDLAKAGLQVDKRGRVTVNEFYQTDAGHIYAAGDVIGFPALAATSMEQGRRAACHMFKHLPDSGDYEGRSDLMPYGIYTIPEISMVGKSEQQLSEEQVPYEVGIARFREIARAQLMSDTNGMLKLLFHPDSRRLLGIHAIGTGATEIVHIGQTVMAAGMPIDYFVETVFNYPTLAECYKVAALDGLNRVRRWDAPTMFEELTPAEKKAA; from the coding sequence ATGGCACAAAGCAACTTCGATCTTATCGTCATCGGTAGCGGGCCCGCTGGGCAGAAGGCGGCGCTGCAGGCCTCCAAGCTCGGCAAGCGCGTCGCACTCATCGACAAACGTGCCATGATCGGCGGCGTCTGCATCCACACCGGCACCATCCCGTCCAAGGCCATCCGCGAAGCGGTGCTCCATCTCTCGGGCATTCGTGAGCGCGAGATGTACGGGGCCGACTACGCCGTCAAGCACGAGATCACGATGGCCGATCTGCTGCACCGCGCGCATCACGTCGTGCGGTGTGAGACGCAGGTCATCCACGACCAGATGCGTCGCAACAACATCGAGCTGCTCTTCGGCGAAGCCAGCTTCGTCGACCCGCACACCATCGCGATCCGCCAAGGCGACGACGAAACCATCGTCCGCGGCGACAACATCCTCGTCGCGGTCGGGACCAACCCCGCCCGGCCGTCGGGCGTGCCGTTCACGCCCGGCGTCGTGGTCGACTCCAACGAACTGCTCACCCTCACCAAGCTGCCAAGGGAGCTGATCGTCGTCGGCGGTGGGGTCATCGGCACCGAGTACGCCGCGATGCTCGCGGCGGCGGGAGTGCGGGTCACGCTCATCGAGGGGCGCGGTCGGTTGCTCGAGTTCGTCGACGCTGAGCTTGCCGAGGTACTGCAGTTCCGCCTGCGCGACATGGGTATCCGGCTCAAGCTCAACGAGAAGGTCGACAAGATCGAGGTGCTCGGCAAGAAGGGTCGCCGCAAGTCCGACGGGCCAAACGTGCCGCCGCACGTCAAGGCGACGCTCGCATCGGGCAAGGTGCTGCGGGCGGATTGCCTGCTTTACTGCATCGGCCGGCAGGGCGCGACCGACGTGCTCGATCTCGCCAAGGCCGGGCTCCAAGTCGACAAGCGCGGACGCGTCACGGTCAACGAGTTCTACCAGACCGACGCCGGCCACATCTACGCCGCCGGCGACGTCATCGGCTTCCCCGCACTCGCCGCGACGAGCATGGAGCAGGGCCGACGTGCCGCGTGTCACATGTTCAAGCACCTGCCCGACTCCGGCGACTACGAGGGCCGCAGCGATCTCATGCCCTACGGAATTTACACCATCCCCGAGATCAGCATGGTCGGTAAGTCCGAGCAGCAACTCTCCGAGGAGCAGGTGCCCTACGAAGTCGGCATCGCCCGCTTCCGCGAGATCGCCCGGGCCCAGCTCATGTCCGACACCAACGGCATGCTCAAGCTCCTGTTCCACCCGGACAGTCGTCGATTGCTCGGCATCCACGCCATCGGCACCGGCGCGACCGAGATCGTGCATATCGGCCAGACCGTGATGGCCGCCGGCATGCCGATCGACTACTTCGTGGAGACGGTGTTCAACTACCCGACCCTTGCCGAGTGCTACAAGGTCGCGGCCCTGGACGGCCTCAACCGCGTCCGCCGCTGGGACGCCCCGACAATGTTTGAAGAGCTGACGCCAGCAGAGAAAAAAGCGGCTTGA
- a CDS encoding DUF6607 family protein, with product MKSKTLQSILFAAVCGGSALAFPAVAHACPGCGCESGATPHTHEHPSADKAEGAGLINAAVAADEVEPVSAIAFEQDRAAILKQAGVYEVDFRFFESVPLVDGYELRDPYESGATEFVEVVVDEPELIELQHILVMRYKQDDGELSDAVVIKHWRQTWKYEPTQVLQYVGENTWQLREVTEQDRGGAWSQTVWQVDDSPRYGGVGRWDHSGGVSSWTSGPEWRPLPRREHTKRDDYDVMGCTNRHTLTPDGWVHEQDNTKIVLGDDGEVAQVLAREIGVNTYKRVGEAGFDTTPGREYWAKTAPFWADVREAWDARLAKGSIRLQKSVDDKRMYQRFFAYAKGVESIVDAGGSYEPGSADTFIRDTIELYSEPAELVAR from the coding sequence ATGAAATCCAAGACCCTTCAATCGATTCTCTTTGCCGCGGTTTGCGGTGGTTCGGCCCTGGCGTTCCCGGCCGTTGCTCATGCCTGCCCCGGATGTGGCTGTGAGTCGGGCGCCACGCCCCACACGCACGAGCATCCCAGTGCCGACAAGGCTGAAGGCGCTGGCCTGATCAACGCGGCGGTCGCGGCCGACGAAGTCGAGCCAGTCTCGGCGATCGCGTTCGAACAGGATCGCGCCGCGATCCTGAAGCAGGCCGGCGTCTACGAAGTCGATTTCCGGTTCTTCGAGTCGGTCCCGCTGGTTGATGGCTATGAGCTGCGTGATCCGTACGAGTCAGGCGCGACCGAGTTCGTCGAGGTTGTCGTCGATGAGCCGGAGCTGATCGAGCTGCAGCACATCCTCGTGATGCGCTACAAGCAGGACGACGGCGAACTCTCCGATGCCGTCGTGATCAAGCACTGGCGGCAGACGTGGAAGTACGAGCCGACGCAGGTGTTGCAGTATGTGGGTGAGAACACCTGGCAGTTGCGCGAGGTCACCGAGCAGGATCGCGGGGGTGCCTGGTCGCAGACCGTTTGGCAGGTCGACGACAGCCCGCGCTACGGCGGCGTCGGACGCTGGGATCACAGTGGCGGCGTCAGCAGCTGGACCTCCGGCCCCGAGTGGCGACCCTTGCCCCGGCGTGAGCACACCAAGCGTGACGACTACGACGTCATGGGCTGCACCAATCGCCACACCCTCACGCCCGATGGATGGGTTCATGAGCAGGACAACACCAAGATCGTCCTCGGCGATGACGGTGAGGTGGCCCAGGTGCTGGCGCGTGAGATCGGCGTGAACACGTACAAGCGCGTCGGTGAGGCCGGCTTCGACACCACGCCCGGGCGTGAGTACTGGGCCAAGACCGCCCCGTTCTGGGCCGACGTCCGCGAGGCCTGGGACGCGCGACTCGCGAAGGGGTCGATCCGTTTGCAAAAGAGCGTCGACGACAAGCGGATGTACCAGCGGTTCTTCGCCTACGCCAAGGGGGTCGAGAGCATCGTGGACGCCGGCGGCAGCTACGAGCCGGGCTCGGCGGACACGTTCATCCGCGACACGATCGAGCTCTACTCCGAGCCGGCCGAACTCGTGGCACGCTAG
- a CDS encoding FAD-dependent oxidoreductase: protein MSVADDVFIPREALERAPTFSDGTNPEFFPTLTDRQVETIAAMAECREYQPGDRLFNQGLRDAPFFFLESGSADIIDQGPDGPRYIAMVRPGTFIGDISMFTGEPTVAACIAAEPMRVMVMDRQRLGQLVARHSDVGDIILRTFMNRREWLRRHGFGAKTLIGPRWDKATFELRDFLERNQIPVEWIDPEADEGSRALARKYGLAEADMPAIFCGEEICKRPAIVELAERVGLRPELRRETPYDLMVIGGGPAGLAASVYAASEGLDTLLIDANSPGGQAGTSSKIENYLGFATGISGTELAKQAVLQARKFGVTLSNPSAAKRIDCDGELKHVTLDDDTQVTAKAVVLATGARYRRLQRCLNCGDFETRGIYYAAGHPEALLCSKERVGIVGAGNSAGQAAVFMAQHAEHVTLIVRGANLKRSMSQYLVDRIERTNNIEVRLKCEVLGVDGSDGPQGHLQSVTLCSGETLRMTGLFVMIGATPNTEWLRDTDCVALDEHGFVCTGEAAAHHLDRQRHWTVDRAPFFLETTRPGIFAVGDVRSGSIKRVASGVGEGSMAVKYVHEVLAAV from the coding sequence ATGTCCGTCGCCGATGATGTGTTCATTCCGCGTGAAGCGCTCGAACGTGCCCCGACGTTTTCCGACGGGACCAACCCTGAGTTCTTCCCGACGTTGACCGACCGCCAAGTGGAAACGATCGCGGCGATGGCCGAATGTCGCGAGTATCAGCCGGGTGATCGACTTTTTAATCAGGGGCTGCGCGACGCGCCGTTCTTCTTCCTCGAAAGCGGCAGTGCGGACATCATCGACCAAGGACCGGACGGACCGCGGTACATCGCCATGGTTCGGCCCGGGACGTTCATCGGGGACATCAGCATGTTCACCGGCGAGCCGACCGTCGCGGCGTGTATCGCCGCCGAGCCGATGCGCGTGATGGTCATGGACCGCCAGCGTCTGGGCCAACTCGTCGCCCGCCACTCCGACGTCGGCGACATCATCCTGCGCACGTTCATGAACCGCCGGGAGTGGCTCCGGCGTCATGGCTTCGGTGCGAAGACGCTCATCGGTCCGCGGTGGGACAAGGCCACCTTTGAGCTGCGGGACTTTCTCGAACGCAACCAGATCCCCGTGGAATGGATCGACCCCGAAGCCGACGAAGGCAGCCGGGCACTGGCGCGGAAGTACGGCCTCGCCGAAGCCGACATGCCCGCGATCTTCTGTGGCGAAGAGATTTGCAAACGCCCGGCCATCGTCGAACTGGCCGAGCGCGTCGGCCTGCGGCCGGAGCTGCGGCGCGAGACGCCCTACGACCTGATGGTCATCGGCGGCGGACCCGCCGGACTTGCCGCGAGTGTCTACGCCGCGAGCGAAGGGCTCGACACGCTACTCATCGACGCCAACTCCCCCGGCGGCCAGGCCGGTACGTCATCGAAGATCGAGAACTACCTCGGTTTCGCGACGGGCATCTCCGGTACCGAGCTCGCCAAACAGGCCGTGCTCCAGGCGCGCAAGTTTGGCGTCACCCTCTCCAACCCCAGTGCCGCCAAGCGAATCGACTGCGACGGCGAACTCAAACACGTCACGCTCGATGACGACACACAGGTCACCGCCAAAGCTGTCGTTCTCGCCACCGGCGCTCGTTACCGCCGACTCCAACGCTGCCTGAACTGCGGGGACTTCGAGACCAGAGGCATTTACTACGCCGCGGGTCATCCCGAGGCGTTGCTCTGCTCCAAGGAACGGGTCGGTATCGTCGGCGCGGGCAACAGCGCCGGGCAGGCCGCGGTGTTCATGGCCCAACACGCCGAGCACGTCACGCTCATCGTCCGCGGGGCGAACCTGAAGCGCTCCATGAGCCAGTACCTGGTCGATCGCATCGAGCGCACCAACAACATCGAAGTCCGGCTGAAGTGCGAGGTGCTCGGCGTCGACGGCAGCGACGGCCCACAGGGCCACCTCCAGAGCGTCACCCTCTGCAGCGGCGAAACGCTCCGTATGACAGGGCTGTTTGTCATGATCGGTGCGACGCCCAACACCGAATGGCTGCGTGATACGGACTGTGTCGCGCTCGACGAACACGGTTTCGTCTGTACCGGGGAGGCCGCCGCCCATCACCTCGACCGCCAACGCCACTGGACCGTCGATCGCGCACCGTTCTTCCTGGAAACCACCCGCCCGGGGATCTTCGCCGTCGGCGACGTTCGATCCGGAAGCATCAAACGCGTGGCCAGCGGTGTCGGTGAGGGTTCGATGGCCGTGAAGTACGTCCACGAAGTACTCGCGGCCGTGTGA
- a CDS encoding type II secretion system protein → MPSRNPIIRFGFTLVELLVVIGIIALLVAILLPTLSAARETAGRVKSLAGVREMVTGYTAYHQEHGGSLMWGYTPPTVNGTAVTVEDPVTGLTFGLPVADRYPWRLAPYVSDVWEIIHIHKTTPDRPFASDPFGTAFSKAYILSLDPAFGLNSVYLGGHQGSLFRGFTGADNRPNVGKHIAFQASEIRRSSQQLVFAETIQYNAGGLGSTSRDGERPGLFYATPPRANGQRWTVDDNGDFEITSGVITGLPEGRNGDRAAVSFFDGHAEALLPAELEDMRLWAPKADGFEYDFVP, encoded by the coding sequence ATGCCATCTCGAAACCCCATCATACGTTTTGGCTTTACGTTGGTCGAACTGCTTGTCGTGATCGGCATCATCGCCTTGCTGGTCGCGATACTGCTGCCAACGCTTTCCGCGGCCCGCGAGACGGCGGGGCGGGTGAAGTCACTCGCCGGCGTGCGGGAAATGGTCACGGGCTACACCGCCTACCACCAAGAGCACGGCGGCTCGCTGATGTGGGGCTACACGCCGCCGACGGTCAACGGGACCGCGGTGACGGTGGAGGACCCGGTGACGGGCCTGACCTTTGGTCTGCCGGTGGCCGACCGGTATCCGTGGCGGCTGGCCCCGTACGTCAGTGACGTGTGGGAGATCATCCACATTCACAAAACCACGCCGGACCGGCCATTTGCGTCCGATCCTTTCGGGACCGCGTTTTCTAAGGCGTACATCCTCAGCCTCGACCCGGCGTTCGGACTCAACAGCGTTTACCTCGGCGGACACCAAGGCTCGCTCTTTCGCGGCTTTACCGGCGCGGACAATCGGCCCAACGTCGGCAAGCACATTGCTTTCCAGGCCAGCGAGATTCGCCGCTCTTCCCAACAACTCGTGTTCGCCGAGACCATCCAATACAACGCGGGCGGCCTCGGCAGTACCAGCCGCGACGGCGAACGCCCCGGCCTTTTCTACGCGACGCCGCCCCGCGCCAACGGCCAACGCTGGACCGTCGATGACAACGGCGACTTCGAGATCACCAGTGGCGTGATCACCGGTCTTCCGGAGGGGCGAAACGGTGACCGCGCGGCGGTCAGTTTCTTCGACGGACATGCCGAGGCACTTCTTCCCGCCGAACTCGAGGACATGCGTCTCTGGGCACCCAAGGCCGATGGCTTCGAGTACGACTTCGTTCCCTAA